A genomic region of Micromonospora sp. NBC_01796 contains the following coding sequences:
- a CDS encoding sugar phosphate nucleotidyltransferase: MEDDKHVVIMAGGKGVRLRPYTTSLPKPLVPIGDSHAILEIVLLQLADCGFTRATLAINHMGSLIRAFVGDGSRYGLRVDYVEERVPLSTVGPLFGLRDRLPEHFLVMNGDILTDLNYADLLAAHSVSGAPLTVATFRRSVKIDFGVLVSRGDHVVEFTEKPTLDYEVSMGLYGLSRDTISAYPAGLPFGFDQLMIDLLRAGRLPASYPFDGYWLDIGRPEDYDEANRTFDDLRSTLLPTGVREPV, translated from the coding sequence GTGGAAGACGACAAGCACGTGGTGATCATGGCCGGCGGCAAGGGAGTCCGGCTTCGCCCGTACACCACGTCACTGCCGAAGCCCCTGGTGCCGATCGGAGACAGCCACGCGATCCTGGAGATCGTCCTGCTCCAGTTGGCGGACTGCGGATTCACCCGGGCGACCCTGGCGATCAACCACATGGGATCGCTGATCCGCGCGTTCGTGGGCGACGGGTCCCGCTACGGCCTGCGGGTGGACTACGTGGAGGAGCGCGTGCCGCTCTCCACGGTCGGCCCGCTGTTCGGGCTCCGGGACCGGCTCCCCGAGCACTTCCTGGTGATGAACGGCGACATCCTCACCGACCTCAACTACGCCGACCTGCTGGCCGCGCACAGCGTCTCGGGCGCCCCGCTGACCGTGGCGACCTTCCGCCGGAGCGTCAAGATCGACTTTGGGGTCCTGGTCAGCCGGGGCGACCACGTGGTCGAGTTCACCGAGAAGCCCACCCTCGACTACGAGGTCAGCATGGGGCTCTACGGCCTGTCCCGGGACACCATCTCGGCGTACCCGGCCGGGCTGCCGTTCGGTTTCGACCAGCTCATGATCGACCTCCTCCGGGCGGGCCGGCTGCCGGCCAGCTACCCGTTCGACGGGTACTGGCTCGACATCGGCCGCCCCGAGGACTACGACGAGGCGAACCGGACCTTCGACGACCTCCGGTCGACCCTGCTCCCCACCGGGGTACGGGAGCCGGTGTGA
- a CDS encoding DUF397 domain-containing protein, whose protein sequence is MDLSGAIWRKSTRSSTNGGDCVEVADNLTGHVYVRDTKDRDGGTLTFGPNAWRAFVGAVKVR, encoded by the coding sequence ATGGATCTGAGCGGCGCGATCTGGCGCAAGAGCACCCGCAGCAGCACCAACGGGGGTGACTGTGTCGAGGTGGCCGACAACCTGACCGGACACGTGTACGTCCGGGACACCAAGGACCGCGACGGCGGCACCCTGACCTTCGGGCCGAACGCCTGGCGTGCGTTCGTCGGCGCGGTCAAGGTCCGCTGA
- a CDS encoding GNAT family N-acetyltransferase codes for MSIRPDEHDISGNPVWSSLTGRHARFATAHGRAVRFQPDISPFSAVTDWHDEGAWSDLATLAGPGAIVAVAGVGLVLPAGWDVVWHGEGLQMVDVAVEAADDPEAVTLTGADVPEMLDLVARTEPGPFAPRTIELGTYLGIRRGGALVAMAGERLRVPGLTEISAVCTDPGHRGQGLASRLIKAVSAGIRRRGDTPFLHVAGNNINAIRLYEAMGFKVRTEITFAALRTPSAEPTGIA; via the coding sequence ATGAGCATCAGGCCCGACGAACACGACATCTCAGGTAACCCCGTCTGGTCGTCGCTGACCGGTCGGCATGCCCGTTTCGCCACCGCCCACGGTCGGGCCGTCCGCTTCCAGCCGGACATCTCACCGTTCTCCGCCGTCACCGACTGGCACGACGAGGGGGCCTGGTCCGACCTGGCGACGCTGGCCGGACCCGGTGCGATCGTTGCCGTCGCGGGCGTCGGACTCGTGCTGCCCGCAGGGTGGGACGTGGTGTGGCACGGGGAGGGGCTGCAAATGGTCGACGTCGCCGTGGAGGCGGCCGACGATCCGGAGGCGGTGACGCTGACCGGGGCTGACGTACCGGAGATGCTCGACCTGGTGGCGCGTACCGAGCCGGGGCCGTTCGCCCCGCGCACGATCGAGCTGGGGACGTACCTGGGGATTCGCCGGGGCGGTGCGCTCGTCGCGATGGCGGGCGAGCGGCTGCGGGTGCCCGGCCTAACCGAGATCAGCGCGGTCTGCACCGATCCCGGGCATCGGGGCCAGGGGCTGGCCAGCCGGCTGATCAAGGCGGTGTCGGCCGGGATCCGTCGCCGGGGCGACACCCCGTTCCTGCACGTCGCCGGGAACAACATCAACGCGATCCGGCTCTACGAGGCGATGGGGTTCAAGGTGCGTACGGAGATCACCTTCGCCGCCCTCCGTACCCCGTCGGCCGAACCGACCGGGATCGCCTGA
- a CDS encoding helix-turn-helix domain-containing protein: MDDRLQFLLDELRHARASRGMTQEDLARAMNYSPSTIGMVETGGRRPPPGFWELLDKVLKTGGLFVRLLKRLGSPQWMQEWEGAEREALVLRSYQSMVVPGLLQTEAYARSMFQAGNMLTDEEINNRVTNRLDRQSVFTREKPPQFTAVLDEAVLRRPIGSPRVMREQLLHLVKATERPRLRLHIVPSSVGAYLGLGGPFVLATLPSGEDVAYLDNQLKGQVIDRAEDVTLVREAWESIHGEALPHQQSVELILGVAETWI; this comes from the coding sequence ATGGATGACCGGCTGCAATTTCTCCTGGACGAACTGCGCCACGCCCGCGCGTCGCGGGGCATGACGCAGGAGGATCTGGCCAGGGCGATGAACTACTCGCCCTCCACGATCGGGATGGTCGAGACCGGTGGACGCCGCCCGCCGCCCGGATTCTGGGAACTGTTGGACAAGGTGCTCAAGACGGGCGGCCTCTTCGTCCGCCTCCTGAAGCGACTCGGCTCCCCGCAGTGGATGCAGGAGTGGGAGGGCGCCGAACGCGAAGCCCTGGTGCTCCGGTCGTACCAGTCGATGGTGGTGCCGGGACTACTCCAGACCGAGGCATACGCCCGCTCGATGTTCCAAGCCGGAAACATGCTCACGGACGAGGAGATCAACAATCGGGTGACCAATCGCCTGGACCGGCAGTCGGTGTTCACCCGCGAGAAGCCCCCGCAGTTCACGGCGGTACTCGACGAGGCCGTGCTCCGCCGCCCGATCGGCAGCCCGCGCGTCATGCGCGAACAACTCCTGCACCTCGTCAAGGCGACCGAGCGCCCCCGCCTGCGCTTGCACATCGTGCCCTCATCCGTCGGGGCGTACCTTGGATTGGGCGGACCCTTTGTCCTCGCTACGCTGCCGAGCGGAGAGGACGTCGCCTATCTGGACAACCAGCTCAAGGGTCAGGTCATCGATCGAGCCGAGGACGTGACGCTGGTCCGGGAGGCGTGGGAGTCCATCCACGGCGAGGCACTTCCGCACCAGCAGTCAGTCGAGTTGATTTTGGGAGTGGCGGAGACATGGATCTGA
- a CDS encoding TetR/AcrR family transcriptional regulator, producing MDQVERQNSGQVDVERGLRTDRILDAAGNLLVSWGYQRITIGEVARRAGIGKGTVYLHFPTKEALFLALLTRSAVVLVDALLRDIDADPTAVSPGRVARFGYRWLREEPISRALFTGDTDTLGALAHSPDVAGIPHERDRIVADYFDILREHGVARTDADAEQQCHGFVALLTGYLLTEDSAPVGASAAETTADFVAGIAGAAFEPSPAHGTPDPAAQQVRALLHRTLDRLHHQLSRQLAF from the coding sequence GTGGACCAGGTCGAGCGCCAGAACTCCGGCCAGGTGGATGTCGAGCGCGGCCTGCGGACCGATCGGATCCTGGACGCCGCCGGCAACCTGCTGGTGTCGTGGGGCTACCAGCGGATCACGATCGGCGAGGTCGCCCGCCGGGCCGGCATCGGGAAGGGCACCGTCTACCTGCATTTCCCCACCAAGGAGGCGCTGTTCCTGGCCCTGCTGACCCGGTCCGCGGTGGTGCTGGTCGACGCGCTGCTGCGTGACATCGACGCCGACCCGACCGCCGTGTCACCGGGCCGGGTCGCCCGGTTCGGCTACCGGTGGCTGCGGGAGGAGCCGATCAGCCGGGCACTGTTCACCGGGGACACCGACACCCTCGGCGCGCTGGCGCACAGCCCGGACGTCGCCGGCATCCCGCACGAGCGGGACCGGATCGTCGCGGACTACTTCGACATCCTGCGCGAGCACGGGGTGGCCCGTACGGATGCCGACGCCGAGCAGCAGTGCCACGGATTCGTCGCCCTGTTGACCGGCTACCTGCTCACCGAGGACAGCGCGCCGGTCGGGGCGTCGGCCGCCGAGACCACCGCCGACTTCGTCGCCGGGATCGCCGGTGCGGCCTTCGAACCATCGCCCGCCCACGGGACACCCGACCCGGCGGCACAGCAGGTACGCGCCCTGCTCCATCGCACGCTCGACCGCCTGCACCACCAGTTGAGCCGTCAGCTCGCCTTCTGA
- a CDS encoding cytochrome P450 family protein codes for MTATPPDAAASTGTFDLMDERLLRDPFTGYSRIREETPMARAMIPGVEPPWVVTRHEDVRAVLGDPRFVTNPASVPGSNGVNLAEMVFRARGVPDEHARYLLANILEFDGADHARLRRLVSRAFTARRVAQLRPRIEEIAEDLLDRLPDAAEGGAVDLLRHFAYPLPIIVICDLVGIPEQDRPRWRRASAALVDPSGAGLAEALADLVDHTRQLIGQRRTEPAEDLITGLIRAQDEDGDRLSDTEMIAMILTLLIAGHETTAHLIGNGTVALLTHPDQLALLRDDPDLMPGAVHELLRWCGPAQATRMRFATEDLRIGDVLVRRGEAVMPILVAANYDPRVFDDPDRLDLTRERDGRGERHVGFAHGLHYCLGAPLARQECEVAFGALLRRFPDLALAVPPDELRRELVPGAWRLAALPVRL; via the coding sequence ATGACCGCGACCCCGCCCGACGCCGCTGCCAGCACCGGGACCTTCGACCTGATGGACGAGCGGTTGCTGCGCGACCCGTTCACCGGATACTCCCGGATCCGGGAGGAGACACCGATGGCCCGAGCCATGATTCCGGGCGTCGAACCGCCGTGGGTGGTCACCCGGCACGAGGACGTCAGGGCGGTCCTCGGGGATCCGCGCTTCGTGACCAACCCGGCCAGCGTGCCGGGCAGCAACGGGGTCAACCTCGCCGAGATGGTGTTCAGGGCCCGTGGGGTCCCCGACGAACACGCCCGCTACCTGCTGGCCAACATCCTCGAGTTCGACGGGGCCGACCACGCCCGACTGCGCAGGCTGGTGTCACGGGCGTTCACCGCCCGCCGGGTCGCGCAACTGCGCCCGAGGATCGAGGAGATCGCCGAGGACCTGCTCGACCGGCTCCCCGACGCGGCCGAGGGCGGTGCCGTCGACCTGCTGCGGCACTTCGCGTACCCGTTGCCGATCATCGTGATCTGCGACCTGGTCGGCATACCGGAGCAGGACCGTCCACGGTGGCGCCGGGCCAGTGCGGCCCTGGTCGACCCGTCCGGCGCAGGCCTGGCCGAAGCCCTGGCCGACCTGGTCGACCACACCCGGCAGTTGATCGGGCAACGCCGGACCGAACCGGCGGAGGACCTGATTACCGGGCTGATCCGGGCCCAGGACGAGGACGGCGACCGGCTCAGCGACACCGAGATGATCGCCATGATCCTGACCCTGCTGATCGCCGGCCACGAGACCACCGCGCACCTGATCGGCAACGGCACGGTCGCCCTGCTCACCCACCCCGACCAGCTCGCCCTGCTGCGCGACGACCCCGACCTGATGCCCGGCGCCGTCCACGAACTGCTGCGCTGGTGCGGCCCGGCCCAGGCGACCCGGATGCGGTTCGCGACCGAGGACCTCCGGATCGGCGACGTGCTCGTACGCCGGGGAGAGGCGGTGATGCCCATCCTCGTCGCCGCGAACTACGACCCGCGCGTCTTCGACGACCCGGATCGGCTCGACCTGACCCGCGAGCGGGACGGACGCGGGGAGCGGCACGTCGGCTTCGCCCACGGGCTGCACTACTGCCTCGGCGCGCCACTGGCCCGGCAGGAGTGCGAGGTCGCGTTCGGGGCCCTGCTGCGCCGGTTCCCCGACCTCGCGCTCGCCGTGCCGCCGGACGAACTCCGGCGCGAGCTGGTGCCGGGTGCGTGGCGGCTGGCCGCGCTGCCCGTACGCCTCTGA
- a CDS encoding GNAT family N-acetyltransferase, with the protein MRDRETLTPVEPLIRPAVPADVDVLHRFVVELAEAVQLPEAVTAQPGDLAEALFGARPLVEAVVATVDGQPAGFALFYPTYSTILGRPGLHLEDLYVSPGHRGGGLGRALLVHLAELAVQRGCARLEWWVTRTNESAQRFYDSLHARGLDEIEVLRLDGDLLRNLAGATR; encoded by the coding sequence ATGCGTGATCGGGAAACCCTGACCCCTGTCGAACCGCTCATCCGCCCGGCGGTGCCGGCCGATGTCGACGTGCTGCACCGTTTCGTGGTCGAGCTGGCCGAGGCGGTGCAGCTTCCGGAAGCCGTCACCGCCCAACCCGGGGACCTCGCCGAGGCGCTGTTCGGCGCGCGTCCCCTCGTCGAGGCGGTGGTGGCCACCGTGGACGGGCAACCGGCCGGGTTCGCCCTGTTCTACCCCACCTACAGCACGATCCTCGGTCGGCCCGGTCTGCACCTCGAAGACCTCTACGTCAGCCCCGGACACCGGGGCGGTGGCCTGGGCCGGGCGCTGCTCGTCCATCTCGCCGAACTGGCCGTACAACGTGGCTGTGCCCGGCTCGAATGGTGGGTGACGCGGACGAACGAGTCGGCGCAACGCTTCTACGACAGCCTGCACGCGCGCGGCCTGGACGAGATCGAGGTCCTGCGCCTCGACGGCGACCTGCTGCGGAACCTGGCGGGCGCTACTCGCTGA
- a CDS encoding LysR family transcriptional regulator produces MELRQLEYFVAVAEEQSFTRAAERVHISQSGVSAQIRQLEREVGADLFDRSARTATLTVAGKAALEHARVALAAAGAVGQAVGEVTDLIRGRLTVGMVIGCTVTPLFDALASFHRAHSGVEVALLEDNSDRLVEGVRAGSIDLALVGCATATPDGLEAVTIISERLVVTVPAGHPLASKRRVALRDLDAYPIVCMPVGTGLRTVFDQACAARGLRPTIALQASAADAIADLAARGLAVGILSNSMATRYTDRLVARTIDDLETPALLALVWKNAHSPAVRELLVHARRAFSE; encoded by the coding sequence ATGGAATTGAGGCAGCTCGAATACTTCGTCGCGGTGGCCGAGGAGCAGAGCTTCACCCGGGCCGCCGAGCGGGTGCACATCAGCCAGTCCGGGGTCAGCGCCCAGATCCGCCAGCTCGAACGCGAGGTGGGTGCCGACCTGTTCGACCGCTCGGCGCGTACCGCCACGCTCACCGTCGCGGGGAAGGCGGCGCTCGAACACGCCCGCGTCGCGCTCGCCGCCGCCGGGGCGGTCGGGCAGGCGGTGGGTGAGGTGACCGACCTGATCCGGGGGCGGCTCACCGTCGGGATGGTCATCGGGTGCACCGTCACGCCGCTGTTCGATGCCCTCGCCTCCTTCCATCGCGCCCACTCCGGTGTGGAGGTCGCACTACTGGAGGACAACTCCGACCGGCTCGTCGAGGGTGTGCGTGCCGGCAGCATCGACCTGGCACTCGTCGGCTGCGCGACCGCCACCCCGGACGGGCTGGAGGCGGTGACGATCATCAGTGAGCGGCTCGTCGTCACGGTCCCGGCGGGGCATCCGTTGGCGAGCAAGCGACGGGTGGCCCTGCGCGACCTGGACGCGTACCCGATCGTCTGTATGCCGGTCGGGACCGGCCTGCGCACGGTGTTCGACCAGGCCTGCGCCGCGCGGGGCCTCCGGCCGACGATCGCGCTACAGGCCAGCGCCGCCGATGCCATCGCGGACCTGGCCGCCCGGGGCCTCGCCGTCGGCATCCTGAGCAACTCGATGGCCACCCGCTACACCGACCGGCTCGTCGCCCGCACCATCGACGACCTGGAGACGCCGGCCCTGCTCGCCCTGGTCTGGAAGAACGCGCACAGCCCCGCCGTGCGCGAGTTGCTGGTGCACGCCCGGCGGGCCTTCAGCGAGTAG
- a CDS encoding helix-turn-helix domain-containing protein, producing MDELPIGRRVAYWRGQRKMSQQVFADRIGRSKSWVDKVERGDRRLDKFSMLYQIAVVLQIDVAMLLNRDPERGSSPSGSYDQRELDDLRQALERSAPVAPLGRAPATPLHELAQSVNHAWLTYQYARYGVLVRGLPGLLRDAQAADAYHRGDAGRQAASLLGQVLQIASSALRKFGECDLARLAADRAIGTARRAEDDLLAAVATSRMANALLAMGRARPAFEANMVMAHRLAPTDLGTADPAHLSVYGSLLLQAAMAAARLGDNAGVHDLFRGADEAAKMLGGDRNEYWTSFGPTNVELHRAAAAVELGDGRQAVSIHAHQLNHRALAGLLPERRAHHLLDLARGYLLVGETGCAGEALVEADRVAPWEIRGRPIAHELMADILRRTKGTAPALVTELATQMGARV from the coding sequence ATGGACGAGTTGCCGATCGGGCGTCGGGTCGCCTACTGGCGTGGCCAGCGGAAGATGTCCCAGCAGGTGTTCGCCGATCGGATCGGCAGGTCCAAGAGCTGGGTCGACAAGGTCGAGCGGGGGGACCGGCGACTCGACAAGTTCTCGATGCTCTACCAGATCGCCGTCGTGCTCCAGATCGACGTGGCGATGCTGCTCAACCGGGATCCCGAGCGGGGGTCGAGCCCGTCGGGCAGCTACGACCAACGGGAGCTGGACGATCTCCGGCAGGCGCTGGAGCGGTCCGCGCCGGTCGCCCCGCTCGGTCGGGCCCCGGCGACGCCGCTGCACGAGCTGGCCCAGTCGGTGAACCACGCCTGGCTCACCTACCAGTACGCGCGGTACGGCGTACTGGTCCGGGGGCTGCCGGGACTGTTGCGCGACGCCCAGGCGGCGGACGCGTACCACCGTGGCGACGCCGGGCGGCAGGCGGCGAGCCTGCTCGGACAGGTGCTCCAGATCGCCTCCTCGGCGCTGCGGAAGTTCGGCGAGTGCGACTTGGCCCGGCTGGCCGCCGACCGGGCGATCGGGACCGCCCGGCGAGCCGAGGACGACCTGCTCGCGGCGGTGGCGACCAGCAGGATGGCCAACGCGCTCCTGGCGATGGGCCGGGCCCGCCCGGCCTTCGAGGCGAACATGGTCATGGCCCACCGGCTCGCCCCGACCGACCTCGGCACCGCCGACCCGGCCCACCTGTCGGTGTACGGGTCACTGCTGCTCCAGGCGGCGATGGCGGCGGCCCGGCTCGGCGACAACGCGGGCGTGCACGACCTGTTCCGGGGGGCCGACGAGGCGGCGAAGATGCTCGGCGGGGACCGGAACGAATACTGGACCAGCTTCGGCCCGACCAACGTGGAGTTGCACCGCGCGGCGGCGGCGGTCGAGCTGGGGGACGGCCGACAGGCGGTCTCGATCCACGCGCACCAGCTCAACCACCGGGCGCTCGCCGGGCTGCTGCCGGAGCGGCGGGCGCACCACCTGCTCGACCTCGCCCGTGGTTACCTCCTGGTCGGCGAGACCGGCTGTGCCGGAGAGGCGCTGGTCGAGGCGGACCGGGTCGCGCCGTGGGAGATCCGGGGTCGGCCGATCGCGCACGAGCTGATGGCGGACATCCTCCGGAGAACAAAAGGTACGGCGCCCGCGCTGGTCACCGAACTGGCGACGCAGATGGGGGCGCGGGTGTGA
- a CDS encoding NAD-dependent epimerase/dehydratase family protein, whose translation MSRVLLFGASGFVGARVRAVLEPDTELTCPGRAECDLLAAEVAELTELVHAARPDAVVNCTGQLTGGADTMIRAHTLVTAKLIEAVSAGAPRARFVRLGSAGEYGPVPFGAPVAEDEPATPVSEYGLSHLAGTQLVELARSAGRIDAVVLRVFNPIGPGLSTENVLGRTAALLLEASETGTPEIGLGALGAYRDFVDVRDVALAVRAAIGVPEPPHVVFNISSGYAVATRHAVRMLARSAGFTGTIREEAPAPAAARTANVPWMCGDNSLALRVLGWAPTHDLVDSVRDLWDAAVATATGIGPDPARTPATSGVPA comes from the coding sequence GTGAGCCGGGTGCTGCTCTTCGGCGCGTCCGGCTTCGTCGGGGCGCGGGTACGTGCCGTACTCGAACCCGACACCGAGCTGACCTGCCCCGGACGGGCCGAGTGCGACCTGCTCGCCGCCGAGGTGGCGGAGCTGACCGAACTGGTCCACGCGGCCCGGCCGGACGCGGTGGTCAACTGCACCGGGCAGCTCACCGGCGGCGCGGACACGATGATCCGCGCGCACACCCTGGTCACCGCCAAGCTGATCGAGGCGGTCTCGGCGGGCGCCCCCCGGGCCCGGTTCGTCCGGCTCGGCTCGGCCGGCGAGTACGGGCCGGTCCCGTTCGGTGCCCCGGTCGCCGAGGACGAACCCGCCACCCCGGTCAGCGAGTACGGCCTCAGCCACCTCGCCGGCACCCAACTGGTCGAACTGGCCCGGTCCGCCGGGCGGATCGACGCGGTGGTGCTCCGGGTGTTCAACCCGATCGGCCCCGGACTGTCCACCGAGAACGTGCTCGGCCGGACGGCGGCACTGCTGCTGGAGGCGAGCGAGACCGGGACACCGGAGATCGGGCTCGGCGCGCTCGGGGCGTACCGCGATTTTGTCGACGTCCGCGACGTGGCGCTCGCGGTCCGGGCCGCGATCGGCGTGCCCGAGCCGCCCCACGTCGTCTTCAACATCTCCAGCGGGTACGCGGTCGCCACCCGGCACGCGGTGCGGATGCTGGCCCGGAGCGCGGGATTCACCGGCACCATCCGCGAGGAGGCCCCGGCCCCCGCCGCCGCCCGGACGGCCAACGTGCCCTGGATGTGCGGGGACAACTCGCTCGCCCTGCGGGTGCTCGGCTGGGCACCCACCCACGACCTGGTCGACTCCGTCCGCGACCTCTGGGACGCGGCGGTCGCCACCGCCACCGGGATCGGCCCCGACCCCGCCCGGACCCCGGCGACGAGCGGAGTACCCGCCTGA
- a CDS encoding polysaccharide biosynthesis protein has translation MPLAAVPAPHLHPVRRRPGARRRTVALLGVDTAAWIAGFLTAAWTRYEFDLSTQLVSRVLVAALLASVIFTGLTTLHRLYLGRHPLGSLLEARTLTGAVAATAALIVIGVLPLDTHPIPASTPPVGGAIALLLMLGLRSVHRHRRSRSLRPSTGSARPVLLFGLGSAGQSLLKAMVSDPRGKYLPVGLLDDDPEKRHLRLDGVPVLGGRPEIATAIGLTRANTLILAIASAEPELIRQVRATTLEAGAEFKVLPPVRELVDHRISVADVRDLKITDLLGRPHAVADLGTRGAEVTGRRVLVTGAGGSIGSELCRQLMRANPGELMMLDRDESALHALQLSLTGRALLDGPELILADVRDAEGIARVVAERKPDIVFHAAALKHLTLLQRHPGEAIKTNVWGTLSVLSACRDVSRFVNISTDKAANPISVLGYSKRITERLTAHTAAATDGTFLSVRFGNVLASRGSVVGAFQAQIDAGLPITVTHPEVTRYLMTVQEAVQLVLQASAIGRDGEALVLDMGSPVRIDDIARQLAAQAPGAPQIVYTGLRPGEKLHEDLIGAGEEDLRPLHPLISHVTVPPLDPIEASALDPFDTPAKVIERLAWLCEQPATFAPPVMHVPNTRATHPPITIPTEG, from the coding sequence ATGCCACTTGCCGCAGTCCCCGCTCCCCACCTCCACCCCGTACGCCGACGACCGGGCGCCCGGCGTCGTACGGTGGCGCTGCTCGGCGTCGACACGGCCGCCTGGATCGCCGGCTTCCTCACCGCGGCCTGGACCCGGTACGAGTTCGACCTGAGCACCCAACTGGTGAGCCGGGTCCTCGTCGCCGCCCTGCTGGCCAGCGTGATCTTCACCGGTCTGACCACGCTGCACCGCCTCTACCTGGGACGACACCCGCTGGGCAGCCTCCTGGAGGCGCGTACGCTCACCGGCGCGGTCGCCGCCACCGCGGCCCTGATCGTGATCGGGGTGCTGCCACTGGACACCCACCCGATCCCGGCCAGCACTCCCCCGGTCGGCGGGGCGATCGCCCTGCTGCTCATGCTCGGGCTCCGGTCCGTGCACCGGCACCGGCGCAGCCGGTCGCTGCGACCGAGCACCGGGTCGGCCCGCCCGGTGCTGCTGTTCGGTCTCGGCTCGGCCGGTCAGTCCCTGCTCAAGGCCATGGTCAGCGATCCACGCGGCAAGTACCTGCCGGTCGGGCTGCTCGACGACGATCCGGAGAAGCGGCACCTGCGCCTGGACGGCGTACCGGTCCTCGGCGGACGCCCCGAGATCGCCACCGCGATCGGCCTGACCAGGGCGAACACCCTGATTCTGGCGATCGCCAGCGCCGAACCCGAGCTGATCCGTCAGGTCCGCGCGACCACCCTGGAGGCCGGCGCCGAATTCAAGGTCCTACCCCCGGTACGCGAACTCGTGGACCACCGGATCAGCGTCGCCGACGTACGCGACCTGAAGATCACCGACCTGCTGGGACGCCCGCACGCCGTCGCCGACCTGGGCACCCGGGGCGCGGAGGTAACCGGGCGGCGGGTGCTGGTGACCGGCGCCGGGGGCTCGATCGGCTCCGAACTCTGCCGGCAGCTCATGCGGGCCAACCCGGGCGAGCTGATGATGCTCGACCGGGACGAGTCGGCGCTGCACGCCCTGCAACTGTCGCTGACCGGACGGGCTCTGCTGGACGGACCGGAACTCATCCTCGCCGACGTACGCGACGCCGAGGGGATCGCCCGGGTGGTGGCCGAGCGCAAGCCGGACATCGTCTTCCACGCCGCCGCGCTGAAGCACCTCACGCTGCTGCAACGGCACCCCGGCGAGGCGATCAAGACCAACGTCTGGGGCACCCTGTCGGTGCTCAGCGCCTGCCGGGACGTGTCGAGGTTCGTCAACATCTCCACCGACAAGGCGGCGAACCCGATCAGCGTGCTCGGCTACTCCAAGCGGATCACCGAGCGGCTGACCGCGCACACCGCCGCCGCCACCGACGGCACCTTCCTCAGCGTCCGCTTCGGCAACGTACTGGCCAGCCGGGGGTCGGTGGTGGGGGCGTTCCAGGCCCAGATCGACGCCGGACTGCCGATCACCGTCACCCACCCGGAGGTGACCCGCTACCTGATGACGGTGCAGGAGGCGGTGCAACTGGTGCTCCAGGCATCGGCGATCGGCCGCGACGGTGAGGCGCTGGTGCTGGACATGGGCAGTCCCGTACGGATCGACGACATCGCCCGCCAGCTCGCCGCGCAGGCCCCCGGCGCCCCGCAGATCGTCTACACCGGCCTGCGTCCCGGCGAGAAGCTGCACGAGGACCTGATCGGTGCCGGTGAGGAGGACCTGCGTCCGCTGCACCCGCTGATCTCGCACGTGACCGTCCCGCCGCTCGACCCGATCGAGGCCAGCGCACTGGATCCGTTCGACACCCCGGCCAAGGTGATCGAGCGTCTGGCCTGGCTCTGCGAGCAGCCCGCCACCTTCGCCCCACCGGTCATGCACGTCCCCAACACCCGCGCCACCCACCCCCCGATCACCATCCCCACCGAGGGGTGA